A region from the Vibrio navarrensis genome encodes:
- a CDS encoding low molecular weight protein-tyrosine-phosphatase, producing the protein MKKLLVVCMGNICRSPTAEAVLRAKAMNLGMEVEIDSAGTIDYHSGLQPDHRSRRAGEKRGYSFQGVRARQVRGEDFAYFDMVFAADKANLHDLFAICPAQYQHKISLFLSHCSCEHDEIPDPYYGGDAGFEQVLDLIEQAADAILEKCKN; encoded by the coding sequence ATGAAAAAACTATTGGTTGTATGTATGGGAAACATTTGCCGCTCTCCGACGGCTGAAGCGGTACTGCGCGCTAAAGCAATGAATCTGGGTATGGAGGTAGAAATTGATTCAGCGGGGACGATTGACTATCACAGTGGATTGCAGCCAGACCATCGTTCTCGACGCGCTGGAGAGAAAAGAGGCTACTCGTTCCAAGGAGTTCGAGCGCGGCAAGTGAGAGGAGAGGATTTTGCGTACTTTGATATGGTCTTTGCGGCAGATAAGGCAAATCTTCACGATCTTTTTGCGATTTGTCCTGCGCAGTACCAGCATAAGATTTCGCTCTTTTTGAGCCATTGCTCTTGCGAGCATGATGAGATCCCTGATCCCTACTATGGTGGTGATGCAGGGTTTGAGCAGGTGCTGGATCTGATTGAACAGGCGGCAGATGCCATCTTGGAAAAGTGCAAGAACTAG